The following nucleotide sequence is from Thermogemmatispora onikobensis.
CTTCGGCTGGGCCTTCGGCCTGGGAATCGTGGTGCTGCTCTTCGTACATGAGCTAGGACATGCTATCGTCATTAAGGCCAAAGGCATCCCTCTGGGGGGCATGATCTTCATTCCTTTGCTGGGAGCCGCGGTGCTGATGAAACGCCATCCGCAGAGTGCCCGCGACGATGCTGAGATTGGCATCGCTGGCCCGCTGGCCGGCGCGCTCGGTTCTGCTGTCTGTCTGTTGCTGGCCTGGTTCCACCCGGCGGGCGTCTGGGCACCTCTCGCCTACTTTGGCTTCTTTATCAACCTGTTGAATTTGATCCCAGCCCCGATGCTCGATGGCGGGCGCATTATAGGAGCAATCGATCGCCGCCTCTGCCTGGTCGGGCTGTTGCTCTTGCTGGCTTACCAGATCTGGCTCTGGATCAATGGCGACTTCTCACCCTGGCTGTTCTTCTTGCTGGCCATCGGCGCCGCCGCCCTCTGGACGCAGCGTACCGAAGATGCCTTCCGCCCGCGCCATTACTATGATGTCCCCCTGCGCTTTCGCATCGCCATAGCAGTGGCCTATTTCGGGCTGATTATCCTGCTCTCGCTAGCTATGTCGCTCGCGCGCAGCCTGATCATCCCCTATAGCCTCTAATCTGTCCTTCGTTCCTCTCTCCCTCTCTCCTTTCTCTACTATCCACTACTCTCCCTCCGCTCTGCCAGGCGAAAATGGGGTTCACTCAGGACTTCGAAGGACGCGGTGGCAGAGGGCGGGCGTTCTTCGAGCCTGTGGGAACAGAAATGTCAGCCGCCCCCAGGCTGGTGACGAGGGAGAAGGACGGGCGCAGGCAGGCATCACCGCTGCGGCGGGTCCTCGAT
It contains:
- a CDS encoding site-2 protease family protein; this encodes MERDPGHAYSYTAQGDRNEPAASLEGTVDYTHPDFYRLSPGWHSGPTPAAAAGQAELQPYRGPQDVARYTSDAAHHGQGEDTLAGTTQQGSSTTSIKGKKGLAGLGGSLAALLALLLKFQWLGWLLKFGWAGISALVSLAFYAMIFGWAFGLGIVVLLFVHELGHAIVIKAKGIPLGGMIFIPLLGAAVLMKRHPQSARDDAEIGIAGPLAGALGSAVCLLLAWFHPAGVWAPLAYFGFFINLLNLIPAPMLDGGRIIGAIDRRLCLVGLLLLLAYQIWLWINGDFSPWLFFLLAIGAAALWTQRTEDAFRPRHYYDVPLRFRIAIAVAYFGLIILLSLAMSLARSLIIPYSL